The window GATCGAAGCGAAACGGCTGCTTCATTCTCAGAACGCAATGTTCATCCGAAGTCCCAACAGGTACGCATCCGCGACTTGTTCGCGGGCTTGGTCGACCCACTGAAAATCTGGTGTCACCGAAATCGATTCGGTCAACTGACTGCGATAAAAGACTTCCACGCCCTGCGAGTCGCCGATGGGCCCCAAGGCTCCGACCAACAAAGGCCCGATCTCGTCGCTCGTTCCGCTGTAGTAATACCCCACACCAAACGTGTCCCCATCGCGAAGCGGACTCGCACCACCCAAACCTGCACTGAGCAGATAGCTGATCGGGTTCGTATCACTGTCGGCGATTCCAGCCCGAGCGAAGTAGCCCCAGTGACGTGTCGAGTCACACGGGTCAACCCACAACGCTTGGTCCGTATTCCAGTACACCGACCACGAATCGGATGCACGATTGATCGGCACATTGGGCAGAATGATTCGGGGATCTTGTCCCAATGAAACGTAGTCGCGACTGCTCCAAGAGGCTCCAATCAATTGATGCCCCGGCGTCCCCAACCAATCGGTCGCAACTCGCATTTCCGCGGACACGGCCACTCCGTCGGCGAACAGCTCATCAAAGCCATCGGAATCAGCGGTGTCGGTTGGATTCATCACCAAGAAGTTGAAGGCTGGTTCACCTTCCTCACCCATCACGATGAAACCGCAACCAAGCGAAGCATAAGGAACCGATCGCAACACGATTGGGTTAGCGATGAATGCTACGTTGGAAAACTGGGTGATACCTCGACCGCTCGCGTAAGCATTGGTGTCACCATCCAGCGTATCCAGTTTGCCGGCGTAAACCGCGAAACGTTCGGACAAAAACTGCGTGAACAGCACATTGGTCAGATACAAACCTTCGCTATCAGCGACTGGCAAAT of the Rhodopirellula baltica SH 1 genome contains:
- a CDS encoding carbohydrate porin → MNGSGAQTTEMEGVNCLDNEAFFERFRGTSMDQNQSAQKLHIAKVVLCAAFILASFGVQAAHAQVDDCSPLFGCDSLGCDSLSCDSALCCGENCLGEDCLCKSIRQCLADSGITFSNNLTQYYFGTVSGGLEETARYGGHGDYVANLDLGKLGVHEGLYLKLRAEHRFGQSIGESAGVILPPTLAADLPVADSEGLYLTNVLFTQFLSERFAVYAGKLDTLDGDTNAYASGRGITQFSNVAFIANPIVLRSVPYASLGCGFIVMGEEGEPAFNFLVMNPTDTADSDGFDELFADGVAVSAEMRVATDWLGTPGHQLIGASWSSRDYVSLGQDPRIILPNVPINRASDSWSVYWNTDQALWVDPCDSTRHWGYFARAGIADSDTNPISYLLSAGLGGASPLRDGDTFGVGYYYSGTSDEIGPLLVGALGPIGDSQGVEVFYRSQLTESISVTPDFQWVDQAREQVADAYLLGLRMNIAF